A window of the Halichoerus grypus chromosome 2, mHalGry1.hap1.1, whole genome shotgun sequence genome harbors these coding sequences:
- the LOC118519108 gene encoding polyunsaturated fatty acid (12S)/(13S)-lipoxygenase, epidermal-type-like isoform X1: MVIQLQPPHHGHSPPMLFPPSDPPLPWLLAKTWVRSSDFQLHQLQSHLLRGHLMAEVISVATMRTLPSLHPIYKLLIPHFRYTMEINILARSNLVSKWGIFDLVVSTGSGGHVDILQRAATCLTYRSLCPPDDLADRRLLDVRSSLYGQDALRLWGIISG, encoded by the exons ATGGTCATCCAG CTGCAGCCTCCTCATCATGGACACTCCCCACCCATGCTGTTCCCGCCCTCCGATCCCCCTCTGCCCTGGCTGCTGGCCAAGACCTGGGTCCGTAGCTCTGATTTCCAGCTGCACCAGTTACAGTCACACCTCCTGAGGGGACACCTGATGGCTGAGGTTATTTCTGTGGCCACAATGAGGACCCTGCCCAGCCTGCATCCCATCTACAAG CTCCTGATCCCTCACTTCCGCTACACCATGGAGATCAACATCCTGGCCCGGAGTAATCTTGTCTCCAAATGGGGAATTTTTGATCTG GTGGTGAGCACCGGTAGTGGAGGCCACGTGGACATTCTCCAGAGAGCCGCCACTTGCTTGACCTACcgttccctctgccctcctgacGACCTGGCTGACCGTAGGCTCTTGGATGTGAGGTCTTCTCTCTATGGCCAAGATGCCCTCAGGCTGTGGGGAATCATCAGCGGGTGA
- the LOC118519108 gene encoding polyunsaturated fatty acid (12S)/(13S)-lipoxygenase, epidermal-type-like isoform X2, with protein sequence MLFPPSDPPLPWLLAKTWVRSSDFQLHQLQSHLLRGHLMAEVISVATMRTLPSLHPIYKLLIPHFRYTMEINILARSNLVSKWGIFDLVVSTGSGGHVDILQRAATCLTYRSLCPPDDLADRRLLDVRSSLYGQDALRLWGIISG encoded by the exons ATGCTGTTCCCGCCCTCCGATCCCCCTCTGCCCTGGCTGCTGGCCAAGACCTGGGTCCGTAGCTCTGATTTCCAGCTGCACCAGTTACAGTCACACCTCCTGAGGGGACACCTGATGGCTGAGGTTATTTCTGTGGCCACAATGAGGACCCTGCCCAGCCTGCATCCCATCTACAAG CTCCTGATCCCTCACTTCCGCTACACCATGGAGATCAACATCCTGGCCCGGAGTAATCTTGTCTCCAAATGGGGAATTTTTGATCTG GTGGTGAGCACCGGTAGTGGAGGCCACGTGGACATTCTCCAGAGAGCCGCCACTTGCTTGACCTACcgttccctctgccctcctgacGACCTGGCTGACCGTAGGCTCTTGGATGTGAGGTCTTCTCTCTATGGCCAAGATGCCCTCAGGCTGTGGGGAATCATCAGCGGGTGA
- the LOC118519108 gene encoding polyunsaturated fatty acid (12S)/(13S)-lipoxygenase, epidermal-type-like isoform X3, producing MVIQLQPPHHGHSPPMLFPPSDPPLPWLLAKTWVRSSDFQLHQLQSHLLRGHLMAEVISVATMRTLPSLHPIYKLLIPHFRYTMEINILARSNLVSKWGIFDLPSILHEGLSLICLTPEEASP from the exons ATGGTCATCCAG CTGCAGCCTCCTCATCATGGACACTCCCCACCCATGCTGTTCCCGCCCTCCGATCCCCCTCTGCCCTGGCTGCTGGCCAAGACCTGGGTCCGTAGCTCTGATTTCCAGCTGCACCAGTTACAGTCACACCTCCTGAGGGGACACCTGATGGCTGAGGTTATTTCTGTGGCCACAATGAGGACCCTGCCCAGCCTGCATCCCATCTACAAG CTCCTGATCCCTCACTTCCGCTACACCATGGAGATCAACATCCTGGCCCGGAGTAATCTTGTCTCCAAATGGGGAATTTTTGATCTG CCCAGCATCCTCCATGAAGGCCTCTCCCTGATCTGCCTCACACCTGAGGAGGCTTCTCCTTAG